The Pseudomonas sp. R4-35-07 genome contains a region encoding:
- a CDS encoding AraC family transcriptional regulator: MDNQLNELRSLAAKAENRRTETGIPRVAMVKGKIPEHMLAAVYDPMINLILQGSKSMSVGDRTLQYDPATYFVMSIDLPAVGSVHPSVSGEPYLAVSLTLDPTVLSTLFEDLPKPVSRPENNLGFSVAPVTTDLMDAWVRMLRLMGDPDAIAALAPVYEREIIFRVLQGPHGWMLREIAAPDTAMARVNMAIQWIRRDFAEPIGVERLAQRASMSVSAFHRHFKAVTNLSPLQYQKRVRLLQARTLMVAHAKSVMAAAFEVGYESATQFSRDYSRAFGLPPAQDAGRILGKRALSD, translated from the coding sequence ATGGACAATCAACTGAATGAACTCAGGTCGCTCGCGGCCAAGGCTGAAAATCGCCGCACCGAAACGGGCATCCCACGCGTGGCCATGGTCAAGGGCAAGATCCCCGAACACATGCTGGCGGCGGTCTATGACCCGATGATCAACCTGATCCTGCAAGGCAGTAAAAGCATGAGCGTGGGGGATAGGACGCTTCAGTATGACCCTGCGACCTATTTCGTCATGTCCATTGATTTGCCAGCAGTGGGGTCTGTTCATCCAAGCGTATCGGGAGAACCTTACTTGGCAGTCAGCCTCACTCTTGACCCAACTGTATTGTCAACGCTATTTGAAGACTTGCCCAAACCTGTCAGCCGCCCTGAGAACAATCTCGGGTTCTCCGTAGCGCCAGTCACAACCGACCTGATGGATGCCTGGGTGCGAATGTTGCGATTAATGGGCGATCCGGACGCCATCGCAGCCCTGGCCCCGGTTTATGAACGGGAGATCATCTTTCGTGTGCTCCAGGGCCCCCATGGCTGGATGCTGCGGGAAATTGCAGCACCGGATACGGCGATGGCCCGAGTCAACATGGCGATCCAGTGGATCCGCCGTGACTTCGCTGAGCCAATTGGGGTGGAGCGCCTGGCGCAACGAGCATCAATGAGCGTCTCGGCGTTTCATCGCCACTTCAAGGCAGTCACCAACCTGAGTCCTTTGCAATATCAAAAACGGGTTCGCCTGCTCCAGGCTAGAACACTGATGGTGGCCCACGCCAAGAGCGTCATGGCGGCGGCCTTCGAAGTCGGCTATGAAAGTGCGACACAATTCAGCAGGGATTATTCACGGGCATTTGGACTGCCTCCTGCACAAGATGCCGGGAGGATTCTCGGCAAACGAGCGCTATCAGACTAA
- a CDS encoding SDR family NAD(P)-dependent oxidoreductase — MSVIVITGGSRGIGASAAEQIARRGMGVILTYNADSQAAGAVVERIERVGGKAVALKLDVSDVGSFVAFRKSVVLTLQDTWNANMLGGLVNNAGYGLFNPLATVTETQFDGLFNVHLKGPFFLTQTLLPLFAENASIVNLTSATTRVATAGVAPYAAFKGGLEVLTRYMAKEFGERRIRANAVSPGAIRTELGGGLNAEFEAKLAAQTALGRVGEPEDVARVIAMLLSEEGAWINAQTLEVAGGYNI; from the coding sequence ATGAGCGTCATCGTCATTACCGGCGGCAGCCGTGGAATCGGTGCCAGTGCCGCCGAGCAGATTGCTCGGCGCGGTATGGGTGTCATCCTCACCTACAACGCTGATTCCCAGGCTGCCGGCGCAGTCGTGGAACGCATCGAACGCGTCGGTGGCAAGGCTGTCGCTCTCAAGCTCGACGTGTCTGATGTTGGCAGCTTCGTAGCGTTTCGCAAGTCAGTGGTACTGACCTTACAGGACACCTGGAACGCTAACATGCTGGGTGGCCTGGTCAACAATGCCGGGTACGGGCTGTTCAATCCCTTGGCAACTGTCACCGAAACGCAGTTCGATGGCCTGTTCAATGTGCACCTCAAAGGGCCGTTTTTTCTCACTCAAACCCTCCTGCCGCTGTTCGCGGAAAATGCCAGTATCGTCAACCTGACCAGTGCCACTACCCGCGTCGCCACTGCTGGCGTAGCGCCCTATGCTGCCTTCAAGGGCGGGCTCGAGGTGCTCACCCGTTACATGGCCAAAGAATTCGGCGAGCGGCGAATACGGGCCAACGCGGTATCACCCGGCGCCATCCGTACCGAATTGGGCGGGGGGCTGAACGCTGAGTTCGAGGCGAAGCTGGCGGCGCAAACGGCACTCGGCCGGGTCGGCGAGCCGGAAGACGTCGCGCGCGTTATCGCCATGTTGCTGTCAGAGGAGGGCGCCTGGATCAATGCCCAGACCCTCGAAGTAGCCGGCGGCTACAACATCTGA
- a CDS encoding VOC family protein, producing the protein MLDHIFLSVSDIARSIRFYEAALTPLGITARLNYDGKDGPPGHPDLKGFGANGRMFFWLREGVVEECAVHVGFVASSQAEVDAAYTAALHQGAVDNGPPGARLHYDPDYYAANVLDPDGYSLEFVFKKWQHIQ; encoded by the coding sequence ATGCTGGATCATATCTTTTTGTCCGTGAGCGATATCGCACGGTCCATCCGTTTCTACGAAGCTGCCCTGACCCCGTTGGGTATCACCGCGCGCCTGAACTACGACGGCAAGGATGGCCCACCGGGGCATCCTGACCTGAAAGGCTTCGGTGCCAACGGCCGGATGTTTTTCTGGTTGCGTGAGGGCGTTGTGGAAGAGTGCGCGGTACATGTAGGTTTTGTCGCAAGCAGCCAGGCTGAAGTTGATGCCGCCTATACCGCTGCGCTGCATCAGGGGGCGGTCGACAACGGCCCGCCTGGGGCACGCTTGCATTACGATCCCGACTACTACGCGGCCAATGTGCTGGACCCGGATGGGTACAGCCTCGAATTTGTTTTTAAGAAATGGCAGCACATCCAATAA
- a CDS encoding helix-turn-helix domain-containing protein, translated as MPVVIPSGLDAQEIVRLSQDACRALSEDEDGLKRDILSHSGNRWSLGVVHALGVSSPMRHSELRRRLHGVTQRMLTHTLRQLERDGLISRHDFGEKPLRVEYALTELGMGLLVQMIPLWAWVIEQSERFNEARSRYDKR; from the coding sequence ATGCCGGTGGTGATACCGAGCGGTCTGGACGCTCAGGAAATCGTGCGTCTTTCACAGGATGCCTGTCGCGCACTTAGCGAGGACGAGGATGGTCTCAAGCGCGATATTCTCAGTCATTCCGGTAACCGATGGTCACTAGGCGTAGTGCATGCGCTGGGTGTGAGTAGCCCCATGCGGCACTCGGAGTTACGCCGCCGATTGCACGGCGTCACTCAACGCATGCTCACTCACACGTTGCGCCAGCTGGAGCGCGACGGGCTGATCTCTCGTCACGATTTTGGCGAGAAGCCCTTGCGTGTCGAATACGCTCTGACCGAACTTGGAATGGGATTATTGGTGCAGATGATTCCTCTATGGGCGTGGGTGATCGAACAGTCAGAGAGGTTTAATGAGGCACGGAGCCGTTATGACAAACGGTAA
- a CDS encoding LysE family translocator, protein MTLAQILLFLPAAAIVAISPGANNLLAFANGSRRGLLPTVVALLGRCMAFVLMIAMVIVGLGALLEASEPAFQILKWAGVLYLVYLGVKMMIGRDCNEDGASGLIQPFDAYSLARREFMTAMTNPKAILLFTAFVPQFIVSGAGASFTAQFIVLSAIYIAVEFIAAIGWALAGSITRSLRPSERKLSVIHRITGGMMLGAAALLATARRT, encoded by the coding sequence ATGACCCTAGCCCAAATCCTTCTGTTTCTCCCCGCAGCAGCAATCGTTGCCATCTCACCAGGCGCCAACAACCTGCTTGCATTCGCAAATGGCAGCAGGCGGGGTTTGCTGCCTACAGTGGTCGCCCTGTTAGGTCGGTGTATGGCCTTTGTATTGATGATCGCGATGGTGATTGTCGGTTTGGGAGCATTGCTAGAGGCGTCTGAACCTGCTTTCCAGATTCTTAAATGGGCCGGTGTTCTTTATCTTGTCTATCTCGGCGTAAAAATGATGATAGGTCGTGATTGTAACGAAGATGGGGCTTCGGGCTTAATCCAGCCTTTCGATGCCTACTCCTTGGCACGCCGGGAGTTTATGACTGCCATGACCAACCCCAAAGCAATCTTGCTCTTCACTGCTTTTGTTCCCCAATTCATTGTTTCTGGTGCTGGCGCCTCCTTCACTGCCCAGTTCATCGTTTTAAGTGCAATCTACATTGCGGTCGAGTTTATCGCCGCTATAGGCTGGGCCCTCGCTGGCAGCATCACTCGATCTCTGCGCCCTTCGGAACGGAAATTGTCGGTTATCCATCGCATAACGGGTGGAATGATGCTCGGGGCAGCCGCCTTGCTGGCTACAGCCAGACGAACTTAA